One Tubulanus polymorphus chromosome 5, tnTubPoly1.2, whole genome shotgun sequence DNA segment encodes these proteins:
- the LOC141905358 gene encoding dachshund homolog 1-like isoform X2 encodes MTCHMRAMNIMNTMLNGRTALSPGASPPHHAINPALYREDIQPLSLKMEKPSYSSPPPVASNHPDNNVCKMIEYRGAKVAAFSVDGRELICLPQAFELFLKHLVGGLHTVYTKLKRLEVTPIVCNVEQVRILRGLGAIQPGVNRCKLISCKEFDILYDDCTNSSARPGRPPKRSPAVHASPDTLDKLKKSRLDTDYLYSNRLLAEKTHGIPNGYHHYPPHLGMLPFLPVSYSHMSSAASMVMNHPHLGVNIDPTLKERTRADVDSISPSSHGENHPFDEHHHREDIQHHHIRHDALPTYRHSPIDKESGTPSDLSVNGPIDLKKHVTTGSGSKQESDRSDDDDDDDHDDMDDDLDRDSTSPNRDNNNGVTNHESHSVHSQQKQFPQPTSNISADDLPQGPPSSLEALLLNIQGLMKVALEHSKQYDRQVHMETAELKMEYLRQRELRENLERRLMEEQKLAETFQKRWKKEKKTRRKLQEQIEARNSVAANNVVLREQNGATPTPNTDEPARMPSLSPEDHQRFMMNVFSAGTSVTSTTSNTVQTSTHSPSVIQAIKTNG; translated from the exons ATGACTTGTCACATGCGTGCTATGAACATTATGAATACAATGTTGAACGGACGTACGGCGCTCAGCCCTGGGGCTTCGCCTCCCCATCACGCTATAAATCCGGCCCTGTACCGCGAAGATATTCAGCCGCTCAGTCTGAAGATGGAGAAACCTAGTTACAGCAGTCCTCCGCCGGTCGCTTCGAATCACCCGGATAACAATGTTTGTAAAATGATCGAATACCGGGGCGCGAAAGTTGCCGCGTTTTCAGTGGACGGGCGCGAGCTTATCTGTCTGCCCCAAgcttttgaattgtttctaaAACACCTGGTCGGCGGACTTCATACGGTTTACACAAAACTGAAACGTCTGGAAGTTACTCCGATCGTCTGCAACGTCGAACAAGTTCGAATCCTGCGGGGATTAGGTGCCATACAACCGGGCGTCAATCGGTGTAAACTCATCTCGTGCAAAGAGTTTGATATTCTTTACGACGACTGCACGAATTCAAG TGCTCGTCCTGGTCGTCCTCCTAAGAGAAGCCCGGCAGTTCACGCCAGCCCCGACACTCTGGACAAACTGAAGAAAAGTCGACTGGATACAGATTATCTTTACAGTAATCGTCTTTTAG CCGAAAAGACGCACGGGATTCCGAATGGGTATCATCACTATCCTCCTCATCTGGGAATGTTACCGTTTTTGCCGGTTAGTTATTCGCACATGTCGTCTGCCGCGTCGATGGTTATGAACCACCCTCATCTGGGAGTCAACATCGATCCGACGCTGAAAGAACGAACCCGCGCCGACGTAGATTCTATTTCACCCAG TTCGCACGGTGAAAATCATCCGTTCGACGAACATCATCATAGagaggatattcaacatcatcaTATCAGACACGACGCTTTACCAACTTATAGACACAGTCCTATTGATAAAGAATCCG GTACCCCGAGCGATCTATCAGTGAACGGGCCTATCGATTTGAAGAAACACGTGACCACAGGTTCGGGAAGTAAACAGGAATCAGACCGAagcgatgacgatgatgatgacgatcaCGATGATATGGATG atgatttagATCGGGATTCGACGTCACCGAACAGAGATAACAATAATGGCGTCACAAACCACGAATCTCATTCGGTGCATTCGCAGCAAAAACAATTTCCGCAACCGACTAGTAATATATCCGCCGATGACCTGCCTCAAGGACCACCTTCTTCGTTGGAAGCATTGCTGCTAAACATTCAAGGTCTTATGAAAGTGGCGCTAGAACACTCGAAACAATACGACAGACAAGTTCACATGGAAACAG CTGAGCTGAAAATGGAGTACTTACGACAACGTGAGCTTCGCGAGAATCTTGAACGAAGATTAATGGAAGAACAGAAATTAGCCG AAACGTTCCAAAAGCGATGGAAGAAAGAGAAAAAGACACGAAGGAAGTTACAAGAGCAAATCGAGGCGAGGAATAGCGTAGCGGCGAATAATGTGGTGCTTAGAGAACAAAATGGTGCCACGCCGACCCCTAATACAGACGAGCCCGCTCGTATGCCTTCTCTATCTCCAGAAGACCATCAGCGATTTATGATGAATG TTTTCTCGGCGGGAACCAGCGTCACGAGCACGACCTCGAATACAGTTCAAACAAGTACTCACAGTCCGTCAGTGATACAGGCCATCAAAACTAACGGATGA
- the LOC141905358 gene encoding dachshund homolog 1-like isoform X1, with protein sequence MTCHMRAMNIMNTMLNGRTALSPGASPPHHAINPALYREDIQPLSLKMEKPSYSSPPPVASNHPDNNVCKMIEYRGAKVAAFSVDGRELICLPQAFELFLKHLVGGLHTVYTKLKRLEVTPIVCNVEQVRILRGLGAIQPGVNRCKLISCKEFDILYDDCTNSSARPGRPPKRSPAVHASPDTLDKLKKSRLDTDYLYSNRLLDPSLLLLAAEKTHGIPNGYHHYPPHLGMLPFLPVSYSHMSSAASMVMNHPHLGVNIDPTLKERTRADVDSISPSSHGENHPFDEHHHREDIQHHHIRHDALPTYRHSPIDKESGTPSDLSVNGPIDLKKHVTTGSGSKQESDRSDDDDDDDHDDMDDDLDRDSTSPNRDNNNGVTNHESHSVHSQQKQFPQPTSNISADDLPQGPPSSLEALLLNIQGLMKVALEHSKQYDRQVHMETAELKMEYLRQRELRENLERRLMEEQKLAETFQKRWKKEKKTRRKLQEQIEARNSVAANNVVLREQNGATPTPNTDEPARMPSLSPEDHQRFMMNVFSAGTSVTSTTSNTVQTSTHSPSVIQAIKTNG encoded by the exons ATGACTTGTCACATGCGTGCTATGAACATTATGAATACAATGTTGAACGGACGTACGGCGCTCAGCCCTGGGGCTTCGCCTCCCCATCACGCTATAAATCCGGCCCTGTACCGCGAAGATATTCAGCCGCTCAGTCTGAAGATGGAGAAACCTAGTTACAGCAGTCCTCCGCCGGTCGCTTCGAATCACCCGGATAACAATGTTTGTAAAATGATCGAATACCGGGGCGCGAAAGTTGCCGCGTTTTCAGTGGACGGGCGCGAGCTTATCTGTCTGCCCCAAgcttttgaattgtttctaaAACACCTGGTCGGCGGACTTCATACGGTTTACACAAAACTGAAACGTCTGGAAGTTACTCCGATCGTCTGCAACGTCGAACAAGTTCGAATCCTGCGGGGATTAGGTGCCATACAACCGGGCGTCAATCGGTGTAAACTCATCTCGTGCAAAGAGTTTGATATTCTTTACGACGACTGCACGAATTCAAG TGCTCGTCCTGGTCGTCCTCCTAAGAGAAGCCCGGCAGTTCACGCCAGCCCCGACACTCTGGACAAACTGAAGAAAAGTCGACTGGATACAGATTATCTTTACAGTAATCGTCTTTTAG ATCCGTCTCTTCTTTTGCTTGCAGCCGAAAAGACGCACGGGATTCCGAATGGGTATCATCACTATCCTCCTCATCTGGGAATGTTACCGTTTTTGCCGGTTAGTTATTCGCACATGTCGTCTGCCGCGTCGATGGTTATGAACCACCCTCATCTGGGAGTCAACATCGATCCGACGCTGAAAGAACGAACCCGCGCCGACGTAGATTCTATTTCACCCAG TTCGCACGGTGAAAATCATCCGTTCGACGAACATCATCATAGagaggatattcaacatcatcaTATCAGACACGACGCTTTACCAACTTATAGACACAGTCCTATTGATAAAGAATCCG GTACCCCGAGCGATCTATCAGTGAACGGGCCTATCGATTTGAAGAAACACGTGACCACAGGTTCGGGAAGTAAACAGGAATCAGACCGAagcgatgacgatgatgatgacgatcaCGATGATATGGATG atgatttagATCGGGATTCGACGTCACCGAACAGAGATAACAATAATGGCGTCACAAACCACGAATCTCATTCGGTGCATTCGCAGCAAAAACAATTTCCGCAACCGACTAGTAATATATCCGCCGATGACCTGCCTCAAGGACCACCTTCTTCGTTGGAAGCATTGCTGCTAAACATTCAAGGTCTTATGAAAGTGGCGCTAGAACACTCGAAACAATACGACAGACAAGTTCACATGGAAACAG CTGAGCTGAAAATGGAGTACTTACGACAACGTGAGCTTCGCGAGAATCTTGAACGAAGATTAATGGAAGAACAGAAATTAGCCG AAACGTTCCAAAAGCGATGGAAGAAAGAGAAAAAGACACGAAGGAAGTTACAAGAGCAAATCGAGGCGAGGAATAGCGTAGCGGCGAATAATGTGGTGCTTAGAGAACAAAATGGTGCCACGCCGACCCCTAATACAGACGAGCCCGCTCGTATGCCTTCTCTATCTCCAGAAGACCATCAGCGATTTATGATGAATG TTTTCTCGGCGGGAACCAGCGTCACGAGCACGACCTCGAATACAGTTCAAACAAGTACTCACAGTCCGTCAGTGATACAGGCCATCAAAACTAACGGATGA